Proteins from one Synergistaceae bacterium genomic window:
- the kdsB gene encoding 3-deoxy-manno-octulosonate cytidylyltransferase: MSIKILGVIPARYQSSRFPGKPLADICGKTMIQRVFERAKLSKSLFDVIIATDDERIYTCAENFGANVVMTDSNLPNGTARCEQAAKIYDSNIDAVINIQGDEPLLDPVMIDEVAELLINNECATLCRELDDDFENPNIVKLVMNLKGEALYFSRSLIPYKRNKINLPIYQHIGIYGYKFDFLQKYVSLPASPLSEAESLEQLKILENGYKICVKVTSSTSQNIGVDTPEDLQRVREIINAGI; encoded by the coding sequence ATGAGCATAAAAATTTTAGGAGTAATCCCCGCGCGCTATCAGTCTTCAAGATTTCCGGGAAAGCCCCTCGCAGATATTTGCGGAAAAACTATGATTCAGCGCGTATTTGAACGTGCAAAGCTGTCAAAATCGTTATTTGATGTAATAATCGCAACCGACGACGAAAGAATTTATACGTGTGCAGAAAATTTCGGTGCAAATGTTGTAATGACCGACTCGAATTTGCCAAACGGGACGGCAAGATGTGAGCAGGCCGCAAAAATTTATGATTCAAATATTGACGCAGTAATTAATATTCAGGGCGACGAGCCTTTATTAGATCCCGTAATGATTGATGAAGTTGCAGAACTGCTCATAAATAACGAGTGCGCGACTTTGTGCCGTGAACTTGATGACGATTTCGAGAACCCTAATATTGTCAAACTCGTAATGAATCTAAAAGGTGAGGCATTATATTTTTCCCGCTCGTTAATCCCGTATAAGCGCAATAAAATTAATCTGCCCATTTATCAGCACATAGGCATTTACGGTTATAAATTTGATTTCCTGCAAAAATATGTGAGTCTCCCTGCGTCGCCGTTGAGTGAAGCAGAGTCGCTCGAACAATTAAAAATTTTAGAGAACGGTTATAAAATTTGCGTGAAAGTTACCAGCTCAACGAGTCAAAATATCGGAGTCGACACCCCCGAAGATTTACAGAGAGTGAGAGAAATAATAAATGCAGGGATTTAA
- a CDS encoding KpsF/GutQ family sugar-phosphate isomerase, producing the protein MPPTNEELLNAAKKLMRTEANEILRASENLDDSIVTASRLIYECQGRVVVAGLGKSGHIGRKISATLASLGTPSFFLHAAEALHGDLGMVRREDVGLFISNSGSSSELVELLPHFRRLGAKLIAITGVLDSPLAKYADIVINAHVESEGDPLQLAPMSSAALELAEGDAIAALVAILRGLRSEDFALFHPGGALGRKLLTRVRDIMGTGECLPLVNQGVSVKDALFVITGKGYGAACVVDESGNLTGIFTDGDLRRLMEKTGVNAFDVKIDDAMTKNPRTISPDSLAAEAVKIIEQNEISVLIAVENNKPVGIIHIHELLKAGVA; encoded by the coding sequence ATGCCCCCGACGAATGAAGAATTATTAAATGCTGCGAAAAAATTAATGCGGACTGAGGCAAACGAAATTTTACGAGCTTCAGAAAATCTTGATGACTCAATCGTAACGGCCTCACGTTTAATTTATGAGTGTCAGGGGAGAGTCGTTGTTGCTGGACTTGGCAAATCAGGTCATATCGGGCGAAAAATATCGGCGACTCTTGCTTCACTTGGTACACCTTCATTTTTTCTGCATGCGGCCGAGGCTTTACACGGTGATTTAGGCATGGTCAGGCGTGAGGATGTCGGACTATTTATCAGTAACAGCGGTTCTTCTTCCGAGCTTGTAGAATTATTGCCGCATTTCCGCAGGCTCGGAGCAAAATTAATCGCTATAACCGGAGTGCTTGACTCGCCTTTAGCAAAATACGCAGATATAGTAATAAATGCTCATGTTGAATCAGAAGGCGATCCCTTGCAATTAGCACCGATGAGCAGTGCAGCACTTGAACTCGCAGAAGGAGACGCAATCGCAGCATTAGTTGCAATTTTGCGGGGACTCAGGAGTGAAGATTTTGCGTTATTTCATCCGGGCGGAGCTCTTGGCCGTAAATTATTGACTCGTGTGCGCGATATTATGGGAACTGGTGAATGTTTGCCGCTGGTTAATCAGGGAGTCAGCGTGAAAGATGCTTTATTCGTGATAACAGGCAAGGGCTACGGAGCTGCTTGTGTCGTTGATGAATCCGGAAATTTGACGGGAATATTTACAGACGGAGATTTACGGCGATTAATGGAGAAGACCGGCGTTAATGCATTTGACGTGAAAATCGATGACGCTATGACAAAGAATCCCCGGACAATAAGCCCCGACTCACTTGCAGCAGAAGCAGTAAAGATTATCGAACAGAACGAAATTAGCGTATTAATTGCAGTCGAGAATAATAAACCGGTCGGAATCATTCACATTCACGAGCTGTTAAAGGCAGGTGTCGCATAA
- the kdsA gene encoding 3-deoxy-8-phosphooctulonate synthase — MSVKKYSINEKFIGDGSLAVVAGPCSLESLDLGLRVARYMKRICEERNLLYIFKASFDKANRTSIHAWRGPGLEKGLEQLAEIKRLVNVPVLTDIHESSQAAPAAEVVDVIQIPAFLCRQTDLLTAAAKTGKIINVKKAQFLAPDDMIYIAAKCREAGDDNVIFCERGTFMGYHKLVSDMTGLITMRGFGYPVMFDATHSAQQPGGLGGMSGGNYKLAFPLARAAAVGIDSIFAETHPNPKEALSDGPNMIPLDQMPKFLDQVLAVHNAARSVIDDAPDE, encoded by the coding sequence TTGAGCGTTAAGAAATATTCTATCAACGAAAAATTTATAGGCGATGGCAGCCTCGCAGTTGTTGCGGGGCCGTGTTCGCTCGAAAGTCTTGATTTGGGTCTTCGAGTCGCGCGGTACATGAAGAGAATCTGCGAAGAGAGAAATTTATTGTACATATTTAAAGCCTCATTCGATAAAGCAAATCGCACTTCGATTCATGCATGGAGAGGGCCGGGACTCGAAAAAGGACTCGAACAGCTCGCAGAAATTAAGAGACTCGTAAATGTTCCTGTGTTGACTGACATTCACGAAAGCTCACAGGCAGCACCGGCAGCAGAAGTTGTTGACGTTATACAGATTCCGGCGTTCTTGTGCAGACAGACGGATTTATTAACGGCAGCAGCTAAGACCGGAAAAATTATAAACGTGAAGAAGGCGCAATTTTTAGCACCCGACGACATGATTTATATCGCAGCAAAATGCAGGGAAGCAGGCGACGACAACGTAATTTTTTGCGAGCGCGGGACGTTCATGGGCTATCACAAATTAGTATCTGATATGACGGGATTAATTACTATGCGCGGATTCGGTTATCCTGTCATGTTCGACGCAACTCACAGCGCACAACAGCCGGGAGGACTCGGAGGTATGAGCGGAGGAAATTATAAATTAGCTTTCCCCCTTGCACGTGCAGCAGCAGTCGGAATTGATTCAATTTTCGCGGAGACCCACCCGAATCCCAAAGAGGCACTAAGCGACGGCCCTAATATGATTCCGTTAGATCAAATGCCGAAATTTTTAGATCAAGTGCTTGCTGTTCATAATGCAGCTAGGAGCGTTATAGACGATGCCCCCGACGAATGA